A single Salminus brasiliensis chromosome 20, fSalBra1.hap2, whole genome shotgun sequence DNA region contains:
- the LOC140541640 gene encoding chemerin-like receptor 1, translating to MDFNESVYEDYDDSVRAKVQSADVDAVFLNRIRMQYIVAYLIICTLGVILNTYVIIAGCHLYHNLQKSTSSVWVLALAVTHLVFSAFLVLQFLYAWNYFNWHYGAALCKLSSYVIYASMFSTAALLSLWSISSSRCFEGLWAKCGIRGISMVLILVTSSWTFGAVLSSPSLLSRELRYTELGEQCIDDYDLDKEKTTDFGRKNVTIVVLSRFLLGVLAPMFLMIASACIIQRQSGNMDGTCKRIACAIKVAYFVCWTPLLFMGVLQVTRGNSDFFRYGLPGATVLAAAHSFINPVIYLLVGHKLNMHWMKGVSYNTSGFAGANVPLHPMQV from the coding sequence ATGGACTTCAACGAGTCAGTGTATGAAGACTATGATGACAGTGTGCGGGCCAAGGTACAAAGTGCAGATGTAGACGCCGTGTTCCTGAATCGCATCAGGATGCAGTACATTGTTGCATACCTCATCATCTGCACCCTTGGCGTGATCCTCAACACGTATGTGATCATCGCAGGCTGTCACTTGTACCACAACTTGCAGAAGTCGACATCCAGCGTGTGGGTCCTGGCGCTGGCTGTGACCCACCTGGTCTTCTCCGCCTTCCTGGTCCTGCAGTTCCTCTACGCCTGGAACTACTTCAACTGGCACTACGGAGCAGCTCTGTGCAAGCTCTCGTCCTATGTCATCTATGCCAGCATGTTCTCCACGGCTGCCCTGCTCAGCCTGTGgagcatcagcagcagtaggTGCTTTGAAGGGCTTTGGGCTAAATGCGGCATCCGTGGCATATCCATGGTCCTGATCCTTGTTACGAGTTCCTGGACCTTTGGAGCGGTCCTCAGTAGCCcctctctactctccagggagCTTCGATACACAGAGCTAGGGGAACAGTGCATCGACGACTACGATCTGGACAAAGAGAAAACGACAGACTTCGGTAGGAAAAATGTAACCATCGTCGTTCTCAGCAGGTTCCTGCTGGGGGTTTTGGCTCCTATGTTCCTGATGATCGCCAGTGCCTGCATAATCCAGCGTCAAAGTGGCAATATGGATGGGACTTGTAAGAGGATCGCTTGCGCAATCAAAGTGGCTTACTTTGTGTGCTGGACGCCACTTCTTTTTATGGGAGTCCTTCAGGTCACGAGAGGAAATTCTGACTTTTTCAGATATGGGCTGCCAGGAGCTACCGTGCTGGCTGCAGCTCACTCTTTCATCAACCCAGTTATCTATCTGTTGGTGGGCCATAAATTGAATATGCACTGGATGAAAGGGGTTTCATATAACACCAGTGGTTTCGCTGGTGCGAATGTGCCACTACATCCAATGCAAGTATAA
- the LOC140541639 gene encoding chemerin-like receptor 1, whose translation MFTTTEPNYDDYSVPFLETIKKNEHLTHIRNLYIVMYFFICVISPVLNTYVIIASYRAYRRSLSNAEGTVWLQHTGAWVLSLAVTHLVFSGFLVLQLLYAWWHFNWHYSAILCKLSSYVFYFSMFSTAALLSLWSVNSCVLNSKCFNALQCPKLGMSMVTAMVLSSWTFGAVFGSPSLLSRELRYTELGMECIDDYDLDTQKTTEYGSSKLNAVVLCRFLLGILVPMLVMLTSACIARRQGGNEKVICKRIACITKVAYFICWTPLLLMGLVQVKAGYFDSFKYGLPSATVLAAAHCFINPVVYLLVGRKINMEWMLQVPGQKRPQRDDTEL comes from the coding sequence ATGTTCACCACGACCGAGCCCAATTATGATGATTACtctgtgccttttctggagaccATAAAAAAGAATGAGCACCTAACCCACATCAGGAACCTGTACATAGTCATGTACTTCTTCATCTGTGTCATTAGCCCAGTCCTTAACACTTACGTGATCATCGCGAGTTACCGTGCATACCGCAGGTCTTTAAGCAACGCAGAAGGCACTGTCTGGCTGCAGCACACCGGTGCATGGGTCCTGTCGCTAGCCGTGACCCATCTAGTCTTCTCCGGCTTCCTGGTGCTGCAGCTCCTCTACGCCTGGTGGCACTTCAACTGGCACTACAGCGCAATTCTATGTAAGCTTTCATCCTACGTTTTCTACTTCAGCATGTTCTCTACAGCTGCCTTGCTCAGCCTGTGGAGTGTCAACAGCTGTGTCCTTAACAGCAAGTGCTTCAATGCCCTTCAATGCCCTAAACTGGGCATGTCCATGGTTACCGCTATGGTTCTGAGCTCCTGGACATTTGGGGCAGTCTTCGGCAgcccctctctgctctcccgGGAGCTTCGATACACAGAGCTAGGGATGGAGTGCATTGATGACTACGATTTGGACACCCAGAAAACGACAGAATACGGTTCGAGCAAACTAAATGCTGTCGTTCTCTGTAGGTTCCTGCTGGGGATTTTGGTTCCCATGCTTGTGATGCTCACCAGTGCATGTATTGCACGGCGGCAGGGAGGCAATGAGAAGGTGATCTGTAAGAGGATCGCATGCATAACAAAGGTAGCTTATTTCATCTGCTGGACACCGCTTCTTTTGATGGGGCTCGTTCAGGTCAAAGCAGGATATTTTGACTCTTTCAAATATGGGCTACCGTCGGCCACCGTGCTGGCCGCAGCTCACTGTTTCATCAACCCAGTTGTCTATCTGTTGGTGGGACGCAAAATTAACATGGAGTGGATGCTGCAGGTCCCAGGTCAAAAAAGGCCCCAGAGAGATGACACAGAACTGTGA